The genomic stretch GGGGTCTCAGTTCCTGCACGGGAGGAGCCCGACCCAAAGGCcgcttccactgcaggaactgagCAACATGCACGGTCCAACAAGTCTGAGCtcgctcctccctcctcctctcttagTCCGGCCCTCTTAGATGCAGCCGGTTGCGTTTTCTTTGTTTACCTCCAAGTCTAAGAAGGTAAACAAAGAAAGAGTCGCCATGTTTTTTCAGCCCTGAAGGAGGAAGCACGGCTTCACCAGTGACTCCTCCCACTTCACGCTCTGAGCTTTGATTAGGTCTTTGGTTCCTGTTGTAAGCATGCCCCCCCCTCGCTCCTGCTCtggtttgacctctgacctctgatgacTCGGGTGCAGGTGAACAGGCTGACAGCTGGGCGTGGACACATCACCTCCGCATGTTCGCAGCGCTCGGAGCCGCCCGCTCGCGGCAgcaaatgtgtgtaaatgtttgatCAGACTTCATCATgtgtatattttaaaatgtaatttttattaaaaacaaaaacactttattgTTAAACTGGCTGCGGAtctctgtctgcctccacacaaaacaaagatggctgACCTCACAGTAACAGACTAGAGCTAGTGTCTTTAGAGTATAGCTGTAAAGTAATTAGCGAGGTAGTTATCCACTCCAGCTTCACACATACAGAAGCTAGCTAGCGTATGTTAGCTGGCGGCGCAGACTCTCAGGCCTTCTCCAGTATTGAACCTCCCTCAGTGTCCTGTGTGTGATATATGTGTCTGCTAACTGATGCGGCAGTTGAGGTGTGGTGTCCAAAGGGTAAAGAGGAACACTGGGCAAACAGAGCATGCTGCTATCTGCCGCGCTGTGTTCGTGTGTCCACACTCGGACCTTTGTCCCTATGAGTCCATTTTACCTCCAACAACAGTCCTATCTTAACACTGATAGAGACTATcagcagtgtgtgcgtgtgtgcgtcaCAGTGATGGGCTGGGAGCCATCTTGAACTTGAAGCTGTGAGTAGGTTCAGTTTCGGAGGCGTCTTTGCTGATAAATCCTGTCAGAACACTGCTAGCATGAAGCGCTGCATGTGGAGAAGAAGAACGCTACGCTATAACATCACGTAATACCACTGGGAACCATCGGATGGTGCAGTGAGCCGGTCTGCCCtcagtcagagagagaggaagagtctAGCATTGGTGTTGGTGTAGAAAGGCTTGACTGAAGCTAGCACGCTAACTGAGTAGCAAACACTCTGCCCACCTCCCTGTGAGCCTGCAGCGAGGCAGCATGGAGGGACATCTCCACCCCGTCCATGACGGACACGTCGTCAGTAGCAACAGCTGTGCTCGCGCTCATTTTTGGGTAAACAGAGCGTAATGAGAGCAGAGCCACCATAAAGTTTATGGGGGGGGCGCAGTAAAAGGTTTCACCACAGAGACGCAGACATGTTTGTGAAGGAGGCGTGATGAGCTCTGATAGGCGAGAGGGacccaaacacacaaagctgctgctccGCAGGGCGCCGGCCTCCGAGAGGACAGCGGGCCTCCGAGAGGACAGCCGGCCTCCGACAGGACAGCGGGCCTCCGAGAGGACAGCCGGCCTCCGAGAGGACAGCCGGCCTCCGAGAGGACAGCGGGCCTCCGAGAGGACAGCCGGCCTCCGACAGGACAGCGGGCCGAGCGGCAGCTGCACTGACCAGGACTGAGCTACAGTGTGTGTCCGGTAAATGGCATCACATATGAAGGCAGCGTGTGCACAGTGAGGACGACATTTTACGTGTTCTTGTGCGTCCGACACAACAACCTGACAAAAAGCATCAGGTGATCCGATCTAAAGCCATGAAGGCTGTAACCACCTCTGCTGCCCTatatatgatgtgtgtgtgtgtggtttaacgAGGAACAACATCCTGTTCTGTTatcagcaggtcagatgttcACCTGGCTGCCAGCCAGCGGCGGCGAGGAGGAGCAGGACGTCAGGCGGCACCGATCGATCGAACACAGACTAAACGATCATCGATGACCTCATGTGACCTGAAATCATTTCAGACAGGACGGCATTAAGCCGACGGTTCGAGCCCAGACGGTGCttcctggaaacacacactcaccgaCAGCGTGACGGGAGGAGCGGCGGCCATTTCAGGACACGTCTCTccaaaacaaaatggctgccaacGAGCGAACACGTCTGAAGTCAGTCAGTTCGTCCTGCGGCCTCGCCGCTGTCTAAGAGCTTGCAGCAGTCAGCGTCTCACACAAGAAGTAAAGTGAGCAAACAACTCTCGCTGCCCGCCGCCGTCCATAAACAGCCACTCGTCCACACGTATACAGCCGCCTGTTTATGACCATTTACCATAAACTTTCATTTACAGCACACTTCCTGCTCTAATACACCCCGTGTTGGCCACTCTGTTCAGGATCAACAGTGCAGCTGTAAACAGCAGATAATACTGAAGACACGCCGGGATTCCCCCGAACACCCGACCCGTCTGCAGGAAGGCAGGGAAGGGTTAACCCCGAAAAATATATGGAACTGTGGACGTcattcaaaacaacacaacaagtgtcatcacaaaaaatacacacacatgaaaccAATGATCACACTGATCCAtgcgtgtctgtgtctgtgtgtctgtgtgtgtgtgtgtgggtctgtctgtgtgtgtgtgtgtgtgtgtgtgtctgtgtgtgtgtttgtgtgtgtgtgtctgtgtgtgtgtctgtgtgtgtgtgtgtttgtgtgtgtctgtgtgtgtctgtgtgtgtgtgtctgtgtgtgtgtgtctgtgtctgtgtgtgtgtgtgtgtgtgtctgtgtgtgtgtgtctgtgtctgtgtgtgtgtctgtgtgtgtgtgtgtgtgtctctgtgtgtgtctgtgtgtctgtgtctgtgtgtgtgtgtgtgtctgtgtgtgtgtctgtgtgtgtgtgtgtgtgtgtgtgtgtctgtgtgtgtgtgtctgtgtctgtgtgtgtgtgtgtgtgtgtgtctctgtgtgtgtctgtgtgtctgtgtctgtgtgtgtgtgtgtgtctctgtgtgtgtctgtgtgtctgtgtctgtgtgtgtgtgtgtgtgtctgtgtgtgtgtctgtgtgcagcaggcCGTTCACGTCTGTttaggggtcaaaggtcagaaccCGGAGACCAGCGGGTGGGCCTCACACCTCTGAGCTAAAAATGCTAATTCCTCTAAAGCATGCTAATGCCGGCTCTTCCTGACTGCTGCTTCCCGCCATTGTTTACCCAGACTGCACCTGTGAGGCAGCGGGAATCTAAACACCCCTAAGACCTGATggggggacagagacagagacacagacacacacacacggcgtcGGCCGCCATCATCAGGGCGTTAAATGAAAAGGTGTCAGGACCAAATGCAGCATGggtattattatatgttctgtTAGATGAAGTGAGACGTGTCCAACGTGCAGCCTGAGAAACACGTCGGACAAACGGACACTTCTGAGCGAGCAGCGCCGTCAGAGCGTCGCTGAAACATTATTGATGATGGTGGGAATCAGCTGACGCGCTCTGCTTCCTGGCCGAGCGCCGCCTGCTTTACGAGCCCAGAGCTGTAAAGGTTAATCATTGTGGGAACACGCAGCGGCCTGCGGTGGGCGAGGTGTCACGGTTCTCATGTGCCGATGGGAGAATGTGACCCTGCAGGTAAACACCAGAAGGAGGGGGGTCGTGACCAGTGATGgcggtttccatggtaacagtgcctcctcctcctgctctgtgacTGATGTGAGGATGTGTCCAGGCTGACGGGCATAAAGATGGAcgacctgtgatgtcatcagtctGCAGAGTGCCTCTGAAGCGAAGACTTTTCTCCGTTTGTTTCTTTCttgtgtcttcttctttctgtctactggcttgttgtcatggtaacaggGAAGCTGCAGCATCCTGCTGGTCTAGAATCAGACTGACAGACCCTGACAGAGGAACCTGAACAGAACAAAGTCTTCTGGGAACATGAGTCATCTGGAACCTGCGGCGGCTCCACTTTGGACAGATAAGAGTCTTTTTATGACGTCTTCTTATCACAGCTCCTCTGTTTCACAACGCTCCCTGAGCTGAAGGGTCTTTGTGTCGGAGCACTTCCTGTCAGGATTCCCTGCCCGCTGAGCCTCTCTATGATCCATcctgcagcgccacctgctggcggTGTGTGTTTAAAGCTCACATCTGTGCTGGGTCCATGTATCAATCACGTGGTACTATCtagcaataacaacaataataacaataacaacaatattattattacgaataataataataataataataataataataataataataataataataataataataataataatcgaTGTTTTCGCTGGAATCTGCTGCAGTGATCCTTCAGACCAAACGGTGGCGCTGACGCTCCGCCACACTgtataaaagaagaagaagagaggctgcgctgtgtttgtgaggaaataagcgcagaagaagaataAGCTGCGGAGGCAGAGCCTGCGGAGGGAATTAAGATGTCTGCTCCGAAAACCATCCCGAAAGACGCTCAGGTGCCAAAATACCCGAAACTTTTCACAGCAAGCTACGATTTAAATCACTAGACTTTAAGTTAGCGCTAGCAGGGCAGCTAACGCAGCATTTAGCTCTCTGTTTACAACGATACTAGCTAGCGCCTAGCGTGTTAGCCTAGCCGTTAGCTAAACATATGAATTAAAGCGCGCAGCAGAGACTGCTGTCCGAGTCCAACACGTCATCAGCGGGGTTCAGTGCTTATTGACTGATGACGTATCAACCATCGGTTCAGACTGATCATCTGAGTGTGTTTGCAGGTGATGATCCAGATCCTGAAGGACATGGGCATCACCGAGTACGAGCCGCGAGTCATCAATCAGATGCTGGAGTTCACCTACAGTAAGTCAGAGCCTCCGCCGGACCCTGAATGCACCACGGCTGTAAATCTAAATGCTCTTTATGCTGCATTTAAAGTCCGGCTGCACTGTAAACAACAAACCGGAAGCCGACCTGTgtccagcagtcacatgaccacagctCGGCGGGTGTTTGGCTGAGCTGATGATGAACTTCTCTCTGCAGGATACGTGACCACCATCATCGAGGACGCCAAAATCTACGCCACACACGCCAAGAAGTCAAACGTGGACGCTGACGACATCAAGCTGGCCATCCAGTGCCGCATGGACCAGTCCTTTACCTCGCCGCCTCCACGAGACGTAAGCCCTGCCCCCCTCTGTGCTGTGACGTCACGGGTCAGGTGGTgatgtttctctgctctctcttcagTTCCTGATGGAGGTGGCCAGGCAGAAGAACCAGACGCCGCTCCCACTCATCAAACCATACAGCGGGCCCCGCCTCCCTCCGGACCGCTACTGCCTGACCGCCCCAAACTACAGACTCAAGTCCATCCAGAAGAAGGTGACGCTCCGCCCCCCTTCGCCCTGacgctgtgtctctgtccactcactgtctctgctgctctccctcCAGGTGTCCTCGTCGGCCAGCAGGATTTCTGTGCCCCGGCTCAGCGTGGGTGCGGTCTCCAGCAGGCCGACCACGCCCACACTCGGTGAGTCCCCACAGACGGAcctgaacagtgtgtgtgtgtgtgtgtgtgtcctgaccaGCGCTTTGTGTACAGGAACGCCATCTGTGCAGTCGGTCACCTCTAAAGTCAGCGCCCCGGTGTCTCTGTCGGGGCAGCGCTTCACTGTGCAGATCCCTCCGCCCTCtcagaccaccaccaccaaaaccGGTAAGCCTAACGCAGCCCAACGTGAACACAAACATGGAGCCATCACTcactctgtccatctgtccgtcTGTCCACAGCAACGCCGCCCACGCCGGCTGTGTCCAACGTCCTCATCAACCCGTCTTTGATTAGCTCCAAGAACATCCTCATCACCACCAACATGGTGTCTCAGAGCTCCGGCGGGGAGTCGCTGAAGAGGAAGCACGAAGAAGACGACGACTACGACACGTTATGACGGCACAGAGTGCTGGAGCCAGtacgtttgtttgtttgcagatttacaataaaaacatgtgtaacaACCTGTTAGCATGCTGCTGTTAGCATCATTGGTGCCGCACTGACAGCAGAACGTCAGGCGCCCCCTGGAGGCTCGGAGTGGTACAGCTCTGCACACTCTGCTTCAAACACCTGAGAGTTAAAAGATTTCATTCCCACATCTCCACCTGTCTGAACTTCCAGGTTTTTCTACAGTTTTCCTGCCTCCGGGAAAACGTTTATTTCAACACAGGCCTGAGCTGGATGTTCCAGACTCTTCTATCGGAGGAGGCCGCCTGCTGTGACGCAGCAGTCTGTCAGCAGACGCTCAGGCCGCCGCCTCAGGCATCAGCTGTCACCGACACATCTCATTCAAACCAAACAGGCTCAGTTCATTTCacctttaataataaaaagaaaattaaaataaaaatctcaaaataaaaaacacatggcaAAACAATAGACTCTGAAATGATTATGAGAATAATCATGGTCGCAATGATGATACAGTAATAATAGtcaccataataataataataatcagaagCTTAATAATCAGAACCTTGCTGGTGTGGAGCGACCAGCAgaaatcacttcctgtttatagACATTATGGTAAGCATCGCACAGGCCGGGGCGTGGCACTTATTTTCACACGTAGCAAAGTTACCCCACAGATGCACGACAAAAGAAGGACAGAATCACAGCTCGCACGATTCACAGCACGGTTTGGAAAATCAGGTCAGAGAATGAAAACATGCTTCTTCTTCCATCAACTGGCGAGCGAGGCGGGACGCAAGTCTGGCAGTTTTTAAGATTAAAAGGAATTTAGAAACAAAAGGGCCAACACGCCGAGGAAGAGCACGgccctcctctgcagctctgtgggtcTGATGCTGAAAGTGCTCGTACGTCTGAACACGGAGGAGGAAACACCGCGGCTGCCGTTCTGCTCCGAGCATGTGACGGCGCCATCCGAGGTCACGTGACTCAACGTGAGGGAAAACACCAGATGATGGTGAGAATTGTGTGTTTGTCCCGCTCTCAGGGCGGCGTGGGCCGACAGCTGCCCTCCATTCAGCTGCAAGCTCAGAACAACACACTTAACCCTTTCaggagcaggacatgaatggtTCAAATGTTCTGGCACTAAAATCAGAAGGATCATTTTCATAGTGTTGGCGGCGCTGACACGAGAAGGCACGATGCTGCATGaacacaaagcaacacaacagCAGTGTTTCCTTTGAGGAGGAGATGGgttagacacacagacagacacacacacacacacagacagagacagacacacacatacacggagacagagacacacacagagacagagagacacacacacagactcacacacacagggacacacagacagagacagacacacacacacagacacacacatacagacacacacacacacagacagacacacacacacagacagagacagacacacacacacacagacacacacacagacagacacacacatacagacacacacacacacagacgcacacacagacagagacacacacacacagacacacacacacacagacgcacacacacacacagacacacacatacagacacacacacacacagacagacacacacacacagacagagacagacacacacacacacacagacagacacacacacagacagagacagacacacacatacagacacacacacacacacagacagacacagacacacacacagacgcacacagacacacacacacacagacagacacacatacacacacagacgcacacacacagacacacacacacacacagacacac from Parambassis ranga chromosome 14, fParRan2.1, whole genome shotgun sequence encodes the following:
- the taf9 gene encoding transcription initiation factor TFIID subunit 9 yields the protein MSAPKTIPKDAQVMIQILKDMGITEYEPRVINQMLEFTYRYVTTIIEDAKIYATHAKKSNVDADDIKLAIQCRMDQSFTSPPPRDFLMEVARQKNQTPLPLIKPYSGPRLPPDRYCLTAPNYRLKSIQKKVSSSASRISVPRLSVGAVSSRPTTPTLGTPSVQSVTSKVSAPVSLSGQRFTVQIPPPSQTTTTKTATPPTPAVSNVLINPSLISSKNILITTNMVSQSSGGESLKRKHEEDDDYDTL